The proteins below are encoded in one region of Bacillus sp. 2205SS5-2:
- the rocF gene encoding arginase gives MNTENVSIIGVPMDLGQMRRGVDMGPSAIRYAGVVERLESIGLNIEDLGDIEIGRPERAISPDTTLRNLKAVAEASEQLASTVDSVIKKGEFPLVLGGDHSIAIGTLAGVAKNYENLGVIWYDAHGDLNTADTSPTGNIHGMPLAASLGIGHESLTNIGGYGPKIKPENIVIIGARSLDEGERELIKERGITVYTMHEIDRLGMTTVMTEAISYLRDKTDGIHLSLDLDGLDPNDAPGVGTPVIGGISYRESHLAMEMLAEANVITSAEFVEVNPILDEKNKTATVAVALMGSLFGEKLL, from the coding sequence ATGAATACAGAAAACGTTTCAATTATTGGAGTACCAATGGATTTAGGGCAAATGCGCAGAGGTGTTGATATGGGCCCAAGCGCTATTCGCTATGCAGGAGTAGTAGAACGATTAGAGAGCATAGGACTAAACATTGAAGATTTAGGAGATATTGAAATTGGACGTCCAGAAAGAGCAATATCACCAGATACCACTTTGCGAAACCTAAAAGCAGTTGCTGAAGCTAGTGAGCAATTAGCTTCGACGGTGGATAGTGTAATTAAAAAAGGGGAATTTCCTCTTGTACTTGGAGGAGATCATAGTATTGCGATTGGAACACTAGCAGGAGTTGCGAAGAATTATGAAAATTTAGGCGTAATTTGGTATGATGCCCATGGAGATTTGAATACAGCGGATACCTCACCTACTGGTAATATTCATGGAATGCCTTTAGCAGCTAGTTTGGGCATTGGTCATGAGTCGTTAACCAATATCGGGGGATATGGTCCAAAAATCAAACCAGAAAACATTGTTATCATTGGCGCACGTTCGCTCGATGAAGGAGAACGAGAACTCATTAAAGAAAGAGGCATCACGGTTTACACGATGCACGAAATCGATCGCTTAGGAATGACTACAGTTATGACAGAGGCTATCTCGTATTTAAGAGATAAAACAGATGGTATTCACTTATCGCTAGATTTAGATGGATTGGACCCTAATGATGCTCCTGGTGTTGGAACACCAGTAATTGGAGGAATTAGTTATCGGGAAAGTCATCTGGCTATGGAGATGCTTGCAGAAGCGAATGTGATTACGTCAGCAGAATTTGTTGAAGTCAATCCAATTCTTGATGAGAAAAACAAAACAGCTACGGTTGCTGTTGCTTTAATGGGATCTTTATTCGGAGAAAAACTACTATAA
- a CDS encoding aspartyl-phosphate phosphatase Spo0E family protein, with translation MKRSKQDLLNRIEDCRTKMVQLALQSSFADDQVIHISTQLDDLINQYQRNNLI, from the coding sequence ATGAAAAGAAGTAAACAAGATTTATTAAATAGAATTGAAGATTGCCGTACAAAAATGGTTCAACTAGCACTTCAGTCCTCATTTGCAGATGACCAAGTCATTCATATTAGTACACAGCTTGATGACCTTATCAATCAATACCAACGAAATAACCTTATATAA